Sequence from the Bacillus thuringiensis genome:
AGCTATAGTTAGTTTCATTGACATCCCACGCGAGAATTTACCTACTTTCTCATTAGTAGGTAAAGAGAAAGTATTTACTAATCTATAAAAATTATCTTGGTCCCAAGATTCAAACATCTTTTCAAAAACCTTATTTAGTTGCTTTATTGTAAGATGAGCCGGTAGATTCATAGCATCAAATACGACTCCTATCTTTTCCTTAATCTTGGCATCTTTATTTATATTTTCTTCACCGAATATTTTTACTGTACCGCTATCTTTAGAAATTAATTGTAATACTGTTTTAAAGGTGGTTGATTTCCCAGCCCCATTGTCACCAATGAATCCAACAATTGATCCAGACGGCACATTGAAGGAAACATCTCTTAAAACAACTTTGTTTCCAAATGATTTACTCAAGTTTTTAATTTCTAGAAGATTTGACATCATTACACTCCTATCTTAACTTTTCATAAAAGTATGTTTTCTCCTATTAAAAATTATCCACTTTTTCTCTCACTTTCTTTTTCAATTTGAAAATAAAACGATTACTGTACTCTTTATTTTCTACTAAAATTCGATACATCTCCCACACTCCTACAACACGAACAAAAAGATAAACTCCAATAGCAATAAGTACAACACAGTAAGGGTAATACTGCACTAATTCCCCTGAAGTGATATGTTTTTTCTCAAACAAAAACGGTATCGCTCCTGCGGCTATAAAACAAAATCCAACAATCATCACTGCCGCATACTTCTTCTTAATAGTCGCATATCTTTTTGTCAATTCTTTTAGAAAATTTTGATCAAATAATAGTTCTTCCTTTGTCAATACATTGTATCGACTCTCTTCTATCGTTACAGGTACCATCATCGCTCCAATTCCAAGGACAGCAATGATAATAACAAGAAATGTCGACATTGTTGCACTTTCCTTAAATAGTAAATACGGTATTGTCGATAAAATGAGCAAGCTAAATCCTAACGCGATATATTTAGAAATTTTTTGTCCATACACTATATACCCTTCTGCCATTTCCTTACTTACGTAATAGCCATCCACATTTTCATTACTTTGCTCAGCTGTTTCTTTTAATAAATAGTCGAGTGATACTTCAAATACATTCCCAATCATTATTAACTTTTCAGTTTCAGGAAAACCTTGAGCGTTTTCCCATTTACTAACCGCTTGCCTTGTCGTGTTTAATTTCTCAGCTAATGCTTCTTGAGAAAGGCCCTTTTCCTTTCTTAATTTAAAAAGCTTTTCACCAAATCCCATATGTGTGTCCCCCTTTGTTTTCTTAACTAAATTGTATGTAAGCATTGCCCTTATCTCTATCTTTCTGCGGTTGCACTTTGTCAACTTACGGTTGCGATTGTGTTATATAGCGGTTTTATATACGATTTAGCTATTTTCCTTATATGATTGTGACGTTAATAAAACAAACTCTCCTAATAACCAATTATAACAATTATAGGTAATGATTGTTATAAAAAACCAAAAACTCCCTTATTCATTTAAAGGAGTTTTTAATATGAAGCATTCCAAGAGGAGCTGTTTTTTCTTTCTCCTATTACCTCACAATTTCTTCTATATATTTTTATGTGTCATATAACGAACTATGTACAGCATATGTTTTCATCTCTTTATCTGAGGCCTACTCATATATATGTAAAATATTACTCTTATTAACTTCCCTAATAAAACCACTGCTCAAGAATCATAACGGCTTCTGCTTAAACTTTTCGTAATGTCGCACTTTTAATAAAAGAATATTCCCGCAATCTGTACAAATATAAGCATCTACTGG
This genomic interval carries:
- a CDS encoding ABC transporter ATP-binding protein gives rise to the protein MSNLLEIKNLSKSFGNKVVLRDVSFNVPSGSIVGFIGDNGAGKSTTFKTVLQLISKDSGTVKIFGEENINKDAKIKEKIGVVFDAMNLPAHLTIKQLNKVFEKMFESWDQDNFYRLVNTFSLPTNEKVGKFSRGMSMKLTIAVALSHNARLLILDEATGGLDPSSREGVLEELKSFVSKSNGGILLSSHIMSDVEKVASHLIIIKDGEILLNEEKDKVLDSYAIVDVDVEQLALINKDIVVAKRDHGSYFNVLVSDVHKLPSGIAHRTTSIEEMSVLITRSEK
- a CDS encoding helix-turn-helix domain-containing protein; protein product: MGFGEKLFKLRKEKGLSQEALAEKLNTTRQAVSKWENAQGFPETEKLIMIGNVFEVSLDYLLKETAEQSNENVDGYYVSKEMAEGYIVYGQKISKYIALGFSLLILSTIPYLLFKESATMSTFLVIIIAVLGIGAMMVPVTIEESRYNVLTKEELLFDQNFLKELTKRYATIKKKYAAVMIVGFCFIAAGAIPFLFEKKHITSGELVQYYPYCVVLIAIGVYLFVRVVGVWEMYRILVENKEYSNRFIFKLKKKVREKVDNF